In Apus apus isolate bApuApu2 chromosome 27, bApuApu2.pri.cur, whole genome shotgun sequence, the following proteins share a genomic window:
- the PSMD4 gene encoding 26S proteasome non-ATPase regulatory subunit 4 produces the protein MVLESTMVCVDNSEYMRNGDFLPTRLQAQQDAVNIVCHSKTRSNPENNVGLITLANNCEVLTTLTPDTGRILSKLHTVQPKGKITFCTGIRVAHLALKHRQGKNHKMRIIAFVGSPVEDNEKDLVKLAKRLKKEKVNVDIINFGEEEANTDKLTAFINTLNGKDGSGSHLVTVPPGPSLADALISSPILAGEGGAILGLGASDFEFGVDPSADPELALALRVSMEEQRQRQEEEARRAAAASAAEAGIAAAGGDDSDDALLKMTITQQEFGRAGLPDLSSMTEEEQIAYAMQMSLQGAEFAQAEAAEVDSSTAMDTSEPTKEEDDYDVMQDPEFLQSVLENLPGVDPNNEAIRNAMGSLASQASKESKDKKEEEKK, from the exons ATGGTTCTGGAGAGCACCATGGTGTG CGTTGACAACAGTGAGTACATGAGGAATGGAGACTTCCTGCCCACCCGCCTGCAAGCCCAGCAAGATGCTGTCAACATCGTGTGCCACTCCAAGACCCGCAGCAACCCCGAGAACAACGTGGGGCTCATCACCTTAGCCAA TAACTGTGAGGTGCTGACCACCCTGACTCCAGACACGGGCCGGATCCTCTCGAAGCTCCACACGGTGCAGCCCAAAGGGAAAATCACCTTCTGCACCGGGATCAGGGTTGCTCAC CTGGCCCTGAAGCATCGCCAAGGCAAGAACCACAAGATGCGGATCATCGCCTTCGTGGGGAGCCCCGTGGAGGACAACGAGAAGGAC CTGGTGAAACTGGCGAAGCGGCTGAAGAAGGAGAAAGTCAACGTGGACATCATCAATTTTGGAGAGGAG GAAGCCAACACGGACAAGCTGACAGCCTTCATCAACACCCTGAACGGGAAGGACGGCAGCGGCTCCCACCTGGTGACGGTGCCGCCGGGGCCCAGCCTGGCGGACGCGCTGATCAGCTCCCCCATCCTGGCCGGGGAGGGAGGCGCCATCCTGGGCCTCGGCGCCAGCGACTTCGAGTTCGGCGTCGACCCCAGCGCTGACCCGGAGCTGGCGCTg GCTCTGCGGGTCTCCATGGAGGAgcagcggcagcggcaggaggaggaggccaGGAGGGCGGCGGCTGCCTCTGCCGCCGAGGCCGGGATCGCGGCCGCGGGCGGGGACG ACTCGGACGATGCTCTGCTCAAGATGACCATCACCCAGCAGGAGTTCGGGCGGGCCGGGCTGCCCGACCTGAGCAGCATGACCGAGGAGGAGCAGATCGCCTACGCCATGCAGATgtccctgcagggagctg aGTTTGctcaggcagaagcagcagaagtggacagcagcacagccatggACACCTCTGAACCCACCAAG gAGGAGGATGACTACGATGTGATGCAGGACCCCGAGTTCCTGCAAAGTGTGTTGGAAAACCTGCCGGGGGTGGACCCCAACAACGAGGCCATCCGCAACGCCATGGGCTCCCTGGCCTCCCAGGCCTCCAAGGAGAGCAAGGacaagaaggaggaggagaagaagtgA